CTTCGACTATGCCCGGGACGTGTTCTCCACCGTGCCCTTCGAGCGCATCGACCAGTTGTCGCGCACGGTGCAGGCGGTGGCGGAAAACCTGCGGCGCGAGGGCCTGGCCCCCGAGCCCGTGTTCGTCGAGTGCCGCGACATCCTCGAGGCGCGTCTGCGCGAGTACGTCCAGGGAATCGGCCGCGAGGTGGCGAGCCCTCCGACCGCCCCGCAGGCCGCCGTCAATGGCGAGGCCTACAGCTTCTACCGGGGCTCCTTCTCCAAACAGATCCCGGACGGAGAGTTCCCCGCGTTGCTCGGCCTGGAGGGACAGCTCGCCTTCGCCCGCTCCGCCTCCAGCGCGTTCTTCCTCTCCGATGCCATCCGGGACGCCGTGGCCCGGGTGGAGCTGTCCTTCGTGCAGGTGCGTCTCAAGTACCTGCGCAGCTGGCTCACCCAGTTGCTCACCTCGCTGCCCGCGCCCCAGAGCGCGAACACCCGGGCGGCCGCGGATCAGATCTTCGATCGCCTGGTGCGCAGCCGCTTCCCGATGCTCGCCCTGAAGGAGGGCGAGCTGGTGCGCCTCAAGGGCGTGCTCGGCATGTTGATGGGCATGCCCGGGGAGTTGGGAGAGAGCGCGCGCAAGCTGCAGGGCGTGCTGCTCGGCATCGACGACGACTTCTCCCGCTTCAGCAAGCAGTTGCTGGAGCTGCGGGCCTCATTGTGAGGAGGGGCTGACGCGTGCTCGGCTCGCGGCTCGCGCATCTGCGGCTTCAGTTGGATTCGCTCCAGGAGCGCCCGTCCCGGGGCGAGGGCATGCGCTCCTGGTGGCGGGGAATGACCGCCCCGGCCGAGGTGGACCTGTCCCTGCCCACCGTGACGGCGCTCGATCGGGCCCTGGAGCGGGTAGGGGTGCATACCCTCGCGGACGCGCGCCTGCTGCTCGAGCTGGGCGTGAAGAAGGGCCGGGTGGGCGAGCTGGCCAAGGGATTGAAGGAGCGCGCGCACGAGGCGCTGGAGGAGTTCGAGCGCACCCTGGAGGCCGTGCACAAGATGCACCACGCGGGCCGCACGCCCCCGGGGGCTCGCACGACGCTGGAGCGGGGCTTCGTCCGGCTCGTGCGGGTGCTGCGGGTGGCGGATCTCTTCCTGTCGCCCTCGGCTCCGACTCCGGACTCGGGCGAGGCGCAGCTCTTCCCGCGGCCCGGCCCCTCCTGGAATGCCCAGCGCGCGCCGACCCGGGCGCGCATGGCCGTGGCCGAGTTCCTCGCCCAGCGGGCCCGCGCCACCGTGGACGACGTGGTGCAGAAGCGCAGGGATCTGGACATGGCCCACGAGCTGTTGCTGCGCATCGGCATGGAGCATGACCGCGAGCGCGGTGTGGCCCTGCGCCATGAGGTGGCCCAGGCCCGCGAGCGCGTCCGCGACACGCCCCCGACACGCTCGCTCGAGGAGCTGGTCGAGCAGGTGCGCCAGTCCGCGGTGCGCGAGCCACAGCTGGCCTGGCGCTCGCTCCGGGGCCTCTACGAGCGCGCGGTGGAAGCCGAGCAACCCCAGCTCGCCGCGGCGGCACGGGCGGCGCTCACCCGGCTCATGCCCCCACGCGAGTCGATGCGGGCCCTGCTGGAGTCCGCCGAGCGCGATGAGCTGCGGCGCTGGTTCGGCGAGGAACAGCCGCCCGCGAGGGCCGACAAGGTGGAGGGGCTGCGTCCGGAGGACTCGTCCGCGGACGAGCTGCTCGCGGACCTGGCCTTCTCCCTGCGTCCCGAGCAGCGCGCCGCGTTCGAGCTGGCGGCCGGCTGCGCCCGCTACTTCGACGTGGAGGACGTGCTGTCCGACGAGGTCGTCGAGGTGAACCCCCGCAAGGTGCGCCCGGTGCCCCGGCTCGTGCCCCATCCCACCCAGAACATGACCTTCGAGCGCACGGGCGGACTGCACGACGTGCACAACTTCGTCCTCTCCGATCCGCGCATGCTCCTCTACGATCTGGCTTCCCACCGCCAGCTCGTGCGCGCCTACCTCGAGGACGAGCCACCTCCCGAGCCCAAGAAGAAGAAGCGCACCGCGGTGCGCGTCTACGTGTGTGACGCCTCGGGCTCCATGCACGGCGCCCGCGCGCGCTTCCGCGACGCCCTCATCATCGCCGAGCTCAACAACCTGCGCGTCAAGGCGCGCCAGGGCCTGCCCTTCGATCCGCTCTACTTCTCCTTCTTCAACGACATCCCCACCGAGCTGTCTCGCGTG
Above is a window of Cystobacter fuscus DNA encoding:
- a CDS encoding vWA domain-containing protein, with protein sequence MLGSRLAHLRLQLDSLQERPSRGEGMRSWWRGMTAPAEVDLSLPTVTALDRALERVGVHTLADARLLLELGVKKGRVGELAKGLKERAHEALEEFERTLEAVHKMHHAGRTPPGARTTLERGFVRLVRVLRVADLFLSPSAPTPDSGEAQLFPRPGPSWNAQRAPTRARMAVAEFLAQRARATVDDVVQKRRDLDMAHELLLRIGMEHDRERGVALRHEVAQARERVRDTPPTRSLEELVEQVRQSAVREPQLAWRSLRGLYERAVEAEQPQLAAAARAALTRLMPPRESMRALLESAERDELRRWFGEEQPPARADKVEGLRPEDSSADELLADLAFSLRPEQRAAFELAAGCARYFDVEDVLSDEVVEVNPRKVRPVPRLVPHPTQNMTFERTGGLHDVHNFVLSDPRMLLYDLASHRQLVRAYLEDEPPPEPKKKKRTAVRVYVCDASGSMHGARARFRDALIIAELNNLRVKARQGLPFDPLYFSFFNDIPTELSRVDTAREATRQIEKLFRHSPAEGQTDITLALMSAFDSIRAARGRDPYLARATVVIITDGEDRVDLELIRRTRAPMDSLDIALSFVSLGEENPDLKSLVQEQSARGGRAFYHHLSDREIQWARTEFDSPWRTLLPRDVPVTPEALEALGPHLAALEALATGRSAPAAPLVSEASFDALFPAPEALARQQAPEVPEPEVVARVADILDALVETSALAPADRRATETLVLLRHLLDVYQLTPARYLAAFATGSPEVHERLARVRLLCRPFG